Genomic window (Coriobacteriia bacterium):
CGACAATCTGGTCGTAGCGAACGATACGAACGGAAACGACGACGATGATGCGGGTACCGACGTGTTCGTGCGCGACCTCGTCGCCGGCACGACGACCCGCGTGAGCGTGAACTCCGCCGGAGGCCAGGCCATAGACCCCTACTGCCAAGCGCCTTCCATCTCGGCCGATGGACGCTACGTGGCCTTCACCTCCGAGGCATCCAATCTTGTGGCGAATGACACGAACGCGTGTTCCGACGTCTTCGTCCACGATCGCGTCACGGGCGCCACGACCCGAGTGAGCCTGACCTCGTCGGGGGCCCAGGCGCCCCAGGGCGGCGGTGGCAACTCGCTTTCTTCGACCGGTCGCTTCGTCGCCTTCGGAGCAGCGGACGGTCTCGTCGCGGCCGACACGAACGGCGAGGCGGACTGCTACGTCAGGGACTGTGTAACCGGCGCTCTGATGCGTGTGAGCGTGAGCTCATCAGGTGCGCAGGCACCGCCCGATTCCGGGGACGCGAGCTCGGAGGCAGTGATCTCCGCAAACGGGATGGTCGTGGCCTTCCAAGGAAGCTATGACCGTTTCGTGTCGGTGGATGAGAATCGTGCCCCCGATATCTTCGCCCACGAGTTGAACTGGTCCGGGGCGCCGCTGGCCACCTCGATCACCATCAAGACCACCGCCACCACCGCCAGAATCGGCAACGCCCCCACCCTATCCGGTGCGGTCACGCCGACAAGCCTCATCGGCAAGAGCATTGTGGTCTATGTGAAGAAGCCCGGGAAGAGAACCTGGACCTACCTGGCGAAGGGCACGGTATACCGGCTTCCCAACGGGTCGGCAGCATGGCGGTACAAGTACTACTTCAAGCCCGGCATGGTGAAGGGCGTCTACACCTACAAGGCAGTCGTGCCCGCTTTGCCCGGGTTCAAGACGTCGACCTCGCCCAGGACGGTGAGTATCCGGCTACGGTAGACGCCACAACGCCCCATGCGTCTTGTCGTGCGCCTATGGCATTGCATTGCTCCGACCATTGGTGCGCCTGATTGCCCGAACGATGTGTGGAGCGTGCTCTCAAGTGGGCCTCGATCTGATGCGGCCCCGGTCACCGATGAGGTGGCTGGGGCCGCTGCGCGAAGCACACGCAGCCCGAAGTTGACTGGGCATCCCCTGCCTGAGCGACGAGGCTTTGCGGCTCGCGCACTAGTCAGTGTCGACCCCCGTCCGCGACGTCTAGCCGCGTTCCTCTGCCGGGCGCCGCGCCATGGCCTGCATGTCGTCGTGGCTGTCCGTCTCGTCGACTATCTCGACGCCCAGCAGCGTCTCGACCGCGTCCTCGAGCGTCACGAGGCCGCTCGTCCCGCCGTACTCGTCAACCACTAGCGCGATGTGCTCCCGATGTTCGAGAAGGAACTCGAGCAACGTGGACAGCGGCATCCTCGCAGGCACCGCCGAGATGTCTCTACTCAGGGACTTGAGAGTTCGGGTCCCATCGCTTGGCTCGAGCATGAAGAGCTCATCTTTGAGGATGAATCCCCTGATGTCGTCGATGCTCTCTCCATAGATCGGCAGCCGTGAGAACGCGATCTGCGTCGCTGTGGACTTCGCTTCGGCAACCGTCATGTCGCCGGGCAGCGCTGTGACGACGGTTCGCGGTGTCATGACGTCTGCTGCCCGGAGCGACGAGAATTTGAACAGGTTTCTCAGGATACGGGACTCGTTCATGTCGATCTGTCCGTCCACCTCGCACACCTCAGCCATCGCGATGAACTCCTGTCGGCTGAAGGCGTGAGCAGACTTTCCTCGCGAGATGAGCTTGGTCAACCACTCCGATACGATCACCAGCGGGTAGAGGACCACAATGAGCGCTCGTGTGAAATGCGCAGACGGCTCGGCGAGTGTGCGCCAGTGAACCGTGCCCAGTGTCTTCGGGACGATTTCTGAGAGGAACAGGATCGCCAAGGTCATGAGGACCGAGAACGCTCCAGTGAGCGCACTGCCGAACACGACGGTCGCCTGGGCGCCTGCACCGATTGCACCGGCTGTGTGGGCGATGGTGTTCAACGTGAGAATCGCCGCGAGCGACCTGTCGATATTGTCGGTCCGCAGCCGCTTGAGTAGATCTGCGCGCTTGGGATTCGCATCGCGCAAGCCCTCGATGTAGGAGGGTGTCGTGCTCAGAAGCGACGCTTCCGCAATCGAGCAAAGAAACGAGATGATGAGGGCAACCAGTACGTAGAACACCAGCAGGGCGACGTCGCCGCTCGTTGCGTCGCCTCCTGCCTCCCCGGTTGAACCGGCGACCGCTGCCATAGCGGGGCCTGCGCCCATCAGGAACATGCCGATAAGCGCAGCAAAGCGGAATAGTGGTCTCACTGAGTGAGCTTCCTCCTGGTTTCCATGCGAGCGAGGTGCACGCAAAGGCCGATTCGGTGCCCTCATTGCCGCCAGTGCATTCGGGATTCCGACGTATTCTATCCTGCCGCGCGGCCGATGGTGCTCCATTCATGTTATCCACATCGGGCACAGCATCGGCCGAAACCCGGTGCTCGCTCAGCAAGCCGATAGGGAGTATCGTTGCTTGGGGAAGACCCGGCCTGCTCACCGGTCGTTCGCCGAATGGGTTAGGCACAATATTTGCTTTATCGCCCGTGATCGGCACCCCTCGGACGCTGACCCCCGGAGCCCCTTGAGCCGTTTCAGACTGCAGTTGCCCGTACTCATGATCTCGCTGCTCGTTCTGGTGGCGCTGCTTGCGCTGCAGTGCCCCGAGGCCGGTTGCCATGATTGTGGCGCCGATGAGGTCTTCGCGCGGCAAGGGGTTGCGTCTCAACCGGTGTTGATCGTCGCGGCGCTGCCGCATTCCGCCATGGCGCCCTTCTTCTCAGTGGCGCCGCTGCGCTCGATCGCCGTTCCCATCTCGGTGGCGGAGCACCCCGCTCTCGCGTCGCGTCTGCGAATCTGATCCCACTCGGGCGCCCCCAGCACGTTTCCCGTTGCCGTTGCCTGTCACGCCTGCTATCACGCGGGCGAGCCGCTTCGGCTGACCCCGAATGGAGAAGAGATGATCCGATTCAACCGCCGTTCCCGACGGGCGCGGCTTATCCCAGCGGCAGCGATGCTGCTCGCTGTGGCGCTGCTCGCGGGCTGCTCGAGTGATACCCCCGAGGCGATCGGTGTGAACGCCGTCATGGCCGATCCCGCAGCCTACACGGGGCAGATCGCTATCAGGGGCGTGGTCCAGAATGTCGACGCGAACGCTTCGAGCATCGCGGTCATCGACGAGACCGAGTACGCCACCTGTGGGCTCACGCCCTGCAACTCAGCCAGCCTGCTGCCGATCGTGCTCCCCATCGGCACGGCGGCCGTCGCGGGTGCCTCGGTATATGAGGGCGCGCTCCCGGCCCTCGAGGATGTCGTGGTGGTGGTCGGCGAGATCAAGTCCACTGACAGCGGCAAGTACTTCGATGTCGAGCGGATCGAGCGTAATGGCTCCGTACTCGTGTCGAAGCGGTAAGGCGGGCACATGAGCGATCTGAGACTCGTGCTGCGCAACCTCTTCGGAAGCCGAAGCAGGTTCGCGCTCACCTTGACCGGCATCACGCTGGGCATCACGGCGCTCGTCGTGATGATGAGCCTGGGGAGCGGTCTGCGAACGCAGATCGACAAGCAGGCCTCCGACCTCGGCGCGAACCTTGTGGTCACGCCCAAGGGCTGGTGTGCCTACGAGCAGGTCAAGGTCCTGAGTGGCAACCAGCTTCCTGACGCGATTCCCCCCGATGAGCTCGCCAAGATCGAGGCCATCGAGGGCATCCGCACCCTGCCGTACCTCACCGTCGGCTCTGCCCTTGAGAACGAGCCGGTGCCCGTGACCGGCATTCGCGTTGCCGACACGCTGACCGAGAAGGGCTGGACGGTCGCCACGGGCGAGGCAGCTCGCGACGGGGCGAACGAGATTCTCGCCGGTCCCGACATCGCCGAGGCCTTCGCGCTGAAGCCGGGTTCTCCGGTCACGCTGCGCGGTACTGAGTTCACCGTCACCGGCGTACTCGATGCGACGGGGACCCGTGACGACGGAGTCCTGTTCATACCGATCGATGTGGCGCAGGAGGTCTACGAGACCGACGGGCGCGTCTCGTTCGTAGCCGTGAAGGTCGAAGATATCAGTCAGGTCGACCTGTTCGCACAGCGCATCGCCGATGCTGCGAACGTCGCGGTCGTCTCCGACAAGCAGCTGCTCGCCTCGGTGCTGAGCGTTGTCGACAGCGTCGGCACCACGCTGCGCGTGATCGCGGCGGTCGCCATCCTCACGGCCGCATTCGGCATCGTGAACACCATGCTCATGGCCACGTTCGAGCGTCGACGTGACATCGGCATCCTGAAGTCGGTGGGCAGTTCCAATGCCCGCATCTTCCGACTCTTCTTGTTCGAAGCAGCGGCCTATGGGCTTGTCGGCGGTCTGGTCGGGCTTGTCGTCGGTTCGGTCGCATCGCTCGTGATCACGCCCTACATCGCCAGCAATGAGTTCACCGCGTTCATCGGCGGGGCTTCGGTCCAGGCCACGCCCCCGTTCTCCGAGATGGGGCTCATCCTCGTAGGTGCCGTGGCCGTCGCTGCGGTGGCCGGCGTGTACCCGGCGCTTCGTGCCGCCCGTCTCACCCCTGTGGAGGCGATCAGCTATGAATGACCTCATCCGCGTCACCGACGTCCATAAGACCTACTACGGCCGCGGCGTCAGCACCGAGGCGCTTCGCGGAGTCGACCTCGACATAGATGCCGGCTCGTTCACCTGTCTGGTTGGCCCATCGGGGCACGGCAAGAGCACGCTGCTCCACCTTCTGGGTGGTTTGGACCGACCCACGCAGGGTTCGGTGAGCGTGCTCGGCGAGCACATCGAGGGCATGAACGACGCGCGGCTGGCGCGCTTCCGCGCAGAGCGGATCGGCTTCGTATTCCAGTTCTTCAACCTACTCAAAGGCCTCACGGTCCTGGAGAACGTGCAGGTCGCGATGATGATGCGCGGGGTATCCGGACGCGAGCAGACCGTTCGGGCGACCGAGTTGCTTGAGTCGGTAGGCCTTGCGCACAAGCTCAAGGCCCGCGCGAACGAGCTGTCCGGTGGCCAGATGCAGCGCGTGGCCATCGCCCGTGCACTGGCCAACGACCCCGACGTCTTACTGCTCGACGAGCCGACCGGCAACCTCGACAGCGCGTCCGAGGCGGACGTTCTCGCGATCCTGGCCGAGCTGCACGAGCGGGGCAAGACGCTTGTCATGGTCACCCACAGCATGGAGGTTGCCGACCGCGCTCAGCGTGTCGTCGAAGTCCGGGATGGCCGCATCGCTGCTTGACCGGTGTAGCGCCCTCTGTTAGCCGTTAGGGGGTATCCCCCGTCGCGAGGGCGCAGATCAACTCTTCGCCAGAACGAACCGCAGAGGGGACCGATTCCTGTGAGGGAGTCGGTCCCCCTGACCGTAGGAGCCGTGAGCGCGTGCCCGATGAACACCCCAGCGATCCACTGCACGGCGTCACGCTGGAGATGATGCTCGGACGGCTTGTGAACAAGTACGGCTGGCCCGGCTTGGCCAAGCGAATCCGCATCAACTGCCTGAAGAACGATCCGACCATCCCGTCGGTGCTGAACTTCCTGCGCAAGACGCCCTGGGCGCGCGCGAAGGTGGAGGAGTTGTACCGCGATTCGCGGTTCTGGACGCGGGACTAGCGGTTGCGGGGATTCGGGTTCGGCCCTTCTCCATTACCCGAACAGATGCGCAAGCGGCACCCGGCACTGACTCCTGCCCGGGCGCGTCCGCACGATGGAGGAATGGGCATAGTAGAGGAATAGGCACACAGGGTTCGAGGGCGCGCGCCTCGAAGGTATCGGATAGTCGGGCCGCTATCCAAGGGACGGCCCTTGGTTGGCGGCTTTGTCGTCTCCTAGGAGCAGGCGAGCGCCACGCCGTCATGAGTCGACCGGCCGCAGACGGGAGATGACCATGACCGAACCCGCGACGAACCAGCAGCTCTGGTACGCTCTCTCACCCGAAGCCGTACTCGAACAGCTTGACTCTCGCCGAGACGGGTTATCGGCGCAGGAGGCTGCGCGGCGTCTTGCCGTGGCTGGCCCTAACGCCCTGCAGGGCGTCGAGGGCCCCGGGTTACTCAGTCTGGTCCTCAAGCAGCTGCGCAGCCCTCTGATCTACATGCTCTTCGCCGCCGCCGCGCTGTCGCTGGCGGCCGGACACCCCATCGACGCCGTCGTGGTCGGGCTGGTACTCGTGCTCAACACGGTTATCGGTGTGTCCCAGGAGTGGCGTGCCGAGCGCTCGTTGGAGGCGCTTCGGAGCATGGCTGCGCCCCGCGCTCGCGTGCTGCGCGACGGCACCGTCGAGATCATCCCCGCCGCTGACGTGGTGCGCGGCGACATCCTCATGCTCGAAACCGGTGACTTGGTGGGCGCCGACGCTCGGGTCATCGACGTGTCCGACCTGCGGATTGACGAGTCCGCGCTGACCGGCGAGTCAGACACGGTCGGCAAGTCAGTTGATGCGCTCGAGGGAACCGTGCAGCTTGCGGACCAGCGCAACATGGTGCGCATGACGACCGCTGTGACCGACGGGCGTGGCCGCGCCGTCGTCGTCGCGACCGGCATGGAGACATCGATCGGCGAGATAGCGCACGAGGTCCAAAGTGCCGAGTCCGATCTGACGCCGTTGCAGAAGCGCCTCGCGAGTCTGGGCACGCTCATCGGCATCGGAGCGATCGGTTTCGCCACGCTGGTGTTCGTCATCGGACTGCTCCGCGGATTCCCCGCGGTGCAGATGCTCACGTACGCGGTCGCTGCGGCGGTCTCGGCCATCCCGGAGGGGCTGCCGGCCGTGATCAGCGTGGTGCTGGCTGTCGGCGTGCAGCGCATGGCCCGTCGCAACGCCATCGTGCGCAACATGCCTGCGGTCGAGACGCTCGGTTCGACCACGGTGATCTGCTCTGACAAGACCGGCACCATCACGCGCAACGAGATGACGGCAAGCCGGATGTGGGCCGGCGGTACCACGTTCACCGTGACGGGAGAGGGGTTCTCTCCGCGTGGCGCGGTGCTTTCGGAGCAGGGCGAGCCGGTCGCCGGCGGCAACGATGGTGCGACGGGACTCATCCAACTTCTGACCATCGGCGCGCTGGCCAACAACGCGACGCTCGAACACGACGAGGTCGAGGACCGCTGGCGCGTGGAAGGCAATCCTACCGACGGCGCACTGCTCGCGGTCTCGGAGAAGGGCGGCCTGGCCCCGGACTTTCGTGAATGCGCAGAGCGCATCGACGAAATCCCGTTCTCGAGTCGCTTCAAGTACATGGCGTCTTTGGACCGTCTACCGCATGCGCCTGGCCCGCGCATGCATGTCAAAGGAGCATTCGAGCGCATTCTCGACGCATCGGACCGGATGCTGGTTGAGGGTCGAGAGGTTGTAGTGACGCCGGAGCTCCGCCGCGCCGCCGAGCAGGCCGCCGAGGACATGGCCGAGCAGGCACTGCGGGTCGTGGCCGGCGGATACCGCGATGTCGACGCGTCAGAAGCCGAGCGCGGGGACGCCGAGTCGGGGTTGGTGTTCGTCGGGATGTGGGGACTGCTCGACCCGCCCCGTCCTGAGGCTGTTGCCGCCGTGGCCGCAGCCCAGAAGGCCGGAATCCAAATCAAGATGATCACCGGCGACCACGCGGTGACCGCCGCGGCGATCGCGCGCAACGCCGGGATCATCAGTCACGGCGAGGAAGTCGTGACCGGCGCCGAGCTTGACGTGACCTCTGACGAGGAGCTCGCCGACCGGGTCGGCGGCATCGCGGTGTTCGCTCGCGTCTCGCCAACGCACAAGCTGCGGATTGTGAAGGCGTTGCAGAAGCGCGGCGAGGTCGTGGCGATGACCGGTGACGGCGTCAACGACGCTCCGGCGCTCAAGCGGGCCGATATCGGTGTCTCGATGGGCATCACCGGAACCGAGGTCGCCAAAGAGTCGTCCGACATGATCCTGGTCGATGACGACTTCGCGACGATACTCGCGGCCGTTGAAGAGGGTCGCGTCATCTTCGGCAACCTCCGCCGCGTCGTGATGTTTCTGCTGACCACGAACCTCGGCGAGATCCTGCTGATTATCGCCGCGCTCATCCTCGACCTGCCGCTGCCGCTGACAGCCGTGATGATCCTGTGGGTGAATCTCGTGACCGATGGCGTGTCCGTCGTGCCGCTGGGTCTCGAGCCACGCCATGACGACGTCTTGAGCCGCAAGCCCAGACCGCCGGCCGAAGGGGTGCTCACACGGCGCTACGTCACGCGCATCGTGGTACTGGCTCCGGTGATCGGCGCCGGCACGCTTGCGAACTTCGTCGCACACCTGGGCCCAGAGGGGCAGTTGTACGCGCAGACGATGGCGTTCACCACCTTGGTGGCGTTCGAATGGTTCCGCGCGTTCAGTACGCGCTCGCTCACGAAGTCGGTGTTCACGCAAAACCCATTCGGCAACCGCCTGCTTCTCGGCGGGATTGGGATCGGCGTAGTACTCCAACTGACGGCGGTGTACTGGCCGCCGGCACAGGTCGCGTTCGGAACGGTCAACCTTTCGGCCAGAGATTGGGCGGTTGCGCTCGCGGTGGGCTCGACGGTGCTGTTTGTCGACGAAATCCTGAAGCTTGTGGACCGGCTGCGCGGGCGGGGCGAAGCGTAGGTGGCCAGAGAGGCATCTTGCGTGCCTCTCAAGCGACTCGCTGTATTTTCATCTCTGTGCTATTTTCAGTGCGTAGTGAAAATAGACAGGAAGTGAAAATGAACACCAACGCGCACGCCGATGAGCTTGCCCACCGCCTAACGCAGGCCGAAGCAGGTCGTTTTCGGGCGCAGGGCGACACCGTCATCCTCGATGGTGCGGTCGGCGACACCGGTCGAATCCAAGTCATAGACGCGGGCTCGGGGCGGACCCAACAGACAATGCAAGCGCTTCGCCGCACGCGGGAATCGCCACACGTACCCTTGATTGCAGGCCGCCACTTCAGTGAGCACGCGTTGGCCGAGCTGAATTCTGCAGATGCCAACTACATGGACGATCGTCACCTGCGCGTGCGGCTGCTCACGCCCAACATCCTCATACGCCTGCAAGAACAGGCACCCACGCCAGAAGAGCCTCCAGCGAAGAACCTGCGCCTGAGCGGCGCTGCCGGAGGCGTCGCACTAGCACTTCTTTCCGACCCATCGCGCGAGTGGAAGGTGAGCGATCTCGCCAATGAGGGACGTGTGTCTCTTGGGGCGGCGCAGAACACGGTGGTCTCACTCGAGTCCGATGGGCTGCTAGAGCGCTCAGGACGGGGGCCGGCGACGCGCCGTCGAGTGACGGACCCGGCAGGCCTTCTTGACCTGTACGCACGGGATGCGGCTGCGGACCGCAAAGTGATCGTCAGGGGATTCCTTCTCGACAGGGGAACCGAGGAGACGATGATCGCCGCGTCGCGGCTGTTGACGGTTGAGGCGCCGGGTTTGTCGGTTTGGTTCACCGGCGTAGCGGCCGCGCAGATGGTTGCGCCCCACGTAACCTCCGTGCGAGTCTTCGAGGCTTGGGTCACGACTCCTCATCGTGCCGACCACATCTTGAAAGGGATGGGCGCGATGCCGGTCGATGAGGGGTCGAATCTCGTTGTGATGAGGGGTCACAAGGGTGTCACCGTCGGATCGGAGTGCTGCAACGGCGTTCGTCGGGTGTCGGTCTTCCGGATGTACGCTGATGCCCTTGCAGATCCCGCTCGGGGCGAGGAACAGGCGGAGCACCTTCGCGAGACGGTAATTGGCTTCTAGGGGGTCACGTGGTCGACGGGTACAGCAATGCGGCGACGGAGCGATGCGAACGAGTCCTCGGCACGCTCATGCGTGGAATCGGTCAGCCTTGGCGGCACAAGATCTGCCTCGTGGGAGGACTCGCTCCACTCTACATCGTGCGAGGGGACGGTTATGGCCAACCCGCCCACGTGGGCTCTACTGATGTGGACGTCGCGCTTCGCCTAGCGCTGGAGTCCGAAGATCAAGGAGCATACGCGACGCTCGAGACGAACCTGAAGCGGAACGGCTTCGGCCGAGTCGATGGGGCCTCTTGGCGTTGGGCCGCGGATGTCGAGAGGGAGACTGTCGTGCTGGAATTCCTCGGTGACGTGAGCGATGCCGCCCCCGGAACGGTCTTTCGCGCCAAGGTCACGCCGCCCGCCGGTGCCGGGGGTGTGGGGCTGCTGTGCGTGAGGGGCGTCGAGCTGGTCTTCCGGGATGCTCTCTCAGTTACTCGCGACGTCCCGTTGCTCGATGGCGCCCGCTCTCGTGTCGAGTTCCAGGTCGCTAATCTGACTCCATTCGTGGCACTCAAAGCCGACGCGTATCTGGATAGGCGCAAGGCGAAGGATGCGTACGATCTGGTCTACGTGCTCAGGTGGTGGCAGGGCGGGCCGGCGGCGGCAGCCGCTGCGTTCGCGTCCAGCCCCGTCGCCGATGAGCCCTTCGTTGTCTCGGCCATTTCGCGGGTGCTGAGTGACTTCGCTTCCCCAGATCGGGCCGGAGCCGTCGATTACGCAAGCCTCAGAGCATCTGCCGGGTCGGCAAACGAGGTGGCTGTGGCGCGAAACGAAGCGGTTCTCGTGGTCCGGCAGTTCGAAGAGGAGTTACGCAATCAGGGCTTCAAGGCGGGCGACGCGGCCCCGACGTAACGAAACAGCCCCAGTCACTGTCGGCGCTGGATGGCGGCTGCAACAGTAGGGCCGATAGTCCGAGAGAACCTGCGCCGATGTGAAGGGATGCCCGCCGCCGTGACTGCGTCAAGCGAGGCCGAACCCGGTTCTCACATCGAGCGTTGGCGAGCCCGCCTCATCGCTCAGGGGACGGATGGGGCGCATGCCGACGCGCTTGAAGAGCGCCTGCGCGTGCAGGTTGATGCGCTCGTCGCCGCCGGTCTGGACTCCGACGAGGCCTTCCTGATCGCGCTGCGCCGGATCGCCGTCGCCGACGAGGCCACCCGCGAGTACGCCCGTGCCGCCTTCGGCGCGTTGATGGCGGCACCCGCCGCGGACATCGGCTCCGCCGCCGCTCCCGAGTCGGCCGGCGCCCTGCGCAGCGCCGTGACTGAGTTCCGGGTGATGCTCGCATGCGCCGCCGCAGCGGCCGTCGCCATCAAGGTTCCGACGCTCTTCGGACTCGATCTCGACGGCGACAGCGGCAGCTTCTACGCGCGCAACCTGAGCCTGTTCGTGCTGCCGTTCCTGGCGATGTACTTCGTATGGGCGCGCGGGCTGAGTCGCAAGGGCATGGCCGGTCTGGCCGCGATGTTCGTCGCAGCCGCGGCGTTCGCGAACGCGTACCCGCTTGAGCCGGGCGGCTCAACGGAGATCCTGCTCGCCATCCACCTGCCGATCGCACTCTGGCTCGCCGTCGGCGTTGCACATGCCGGGGGCGCGTGGAGGGCGGATGTGCGGCGCATGGAGTACGTGCGGTTCACGGGCGAGTGGCTCGTCACCTACGCGCTCATCGCGCTGGGCGGCGGTGTGCTCGTCGCGCTCACGGTGGGCGTGTTCGGCGCGATCGGGATCGACGTCGAGGTGTTCATCTCGGAATGGGCGATTCCCTGCGGCGCCATGGGTGCCGTGATCGTCGCAGCCTGGCTCGTGGAGACCCGCAGAAACCTCGTCAGCGGGATGGCGCCCATGCTGGCGCGCGTGTTCACGCCGCTGTTCGCGGTGATGCTCGTGGCGCTGCTGGCCGGCGTCATCGGGACGCGCGGGTTCATCGATATCGAGCGCGAGGTGCTCATCCTCTTCGACCTGCTCCTGGTGCTGGTGCTCGCCCTGCTGCTCTACGGGATCTCATCACGCGACCCGCTCGCCGAGCCGGGATTGTTCGATTGGATTCAGGTGGTGCTTGTCGGCTGCGCGTTGGGCGTGGATGTGTTCGCCCTGCTCAACATCGCCAGCCGCCTGACCGAGTACGGGTTCAGTGCGAACAGGACCGCCGCGCTTGGTCTGAACCTCATCCTGCTCGTCAACTTGACGTGGT
Coding sequences:
- a CDS encoding hemolysin family protein; its protein translation is MRPLFRFAALIGMFLMGAGPAMAAVAGSTGEAGGDATSGDVALLVFYVLVALIISFLCSIAEASLLSTTPSYIEGLRDANPKRADLLKRLRTDNIDRSLAAILTLNTIAHTAGAIGAGAQATVVFGSALTGAFSVLMTLAILFLSEIVPKTLGTVHWRTLAEPSAHFTRALIVVLYPLVIVSEWLTKLISRGKSAHAFSRQEFIAMAEVCEVDGQIDMNESRILRNLFKFSSLRAADVMTPRTVVTALPGDMTVAEAKSTATQIAFSRLPIYGESIDDIRGFILKDELFMLEPSDGTRTLKSLSRDISAVPARMPLSTLLEFLLEHREHIALVVDEYGGTSGLVTLEDAVETLLGVEIVDETDSHDDMQAMARRPAEERG
- a CDS encoding ABC transporter permease, which encodes MSDLRLVLRNLFGSRSRFALTLTGITLGITALVVMMSLGSGLRTQIDKQASDLGANLVVTPKGWCAYEQVKVLSGNQLPDAIPPDELAKIEAIEGIRTLPYLTVGSALENEPVPVTGIRVADTLTEKGWTVATGEAARDGANEILAGPDIAEAFALKPGSPVTLRGTEFTVTGVLDATGTRDDGVLFIPIDVAQEVYETDGRVSFVAVKVEDISQVDLFAQRIADAANVAVVSDKQLLASVLSVVDSVGTTLRVIAAVAILTAAFGIVNTMLMATFERRRDIGILKSVGSSNARIFRLFLFEAAAYGLVGGLVGLVVGSVASLVITPYIASNEFTAFIGGASVQATPPFSEMGLILVGAVAVAAVAGVYPALRAARLTPVEAISYE
- a CDS encoding ABC transporter ATP-binding protein translates to MNDLIRVTDVHKTYYGRGVSTEALRGVDLDIDAGSFTCLVGPSGHGKSTLLHLLGGLDRPTQGSVSVLGEHIEGMNDARLARFRAERIGFVFQFFNLLKGLTVLENVQVAMMMRGVSGREQTVRATELLESVGLAHKLKARANELSGGQMQRVAIARALANDPDVLLLDEPTGNLDSASEADVLAILAELHERGKTLVMVTHSMEVADRAQRVVEVRDGRIAA
- a CDS encoding VF530 family protein, with the protein product MPDEHPSDPLHGVTLEMMLGRLVNKYGWPGLAKRIRINCLKNDPTIPSVLNFLRKTPWARAKVEELYRDSRFWTRD
- a CDS encoding HAD-IC family P-type ATPase, giving the protein MTEPATNQQLWYALSPEAVLEQLDSRRDGLSAQEAARRLAVAGPNALQGVEGPGLLSLVLKQLRSPLIYMLFAAAALSLAAGHPIDAVVVGLVLVLNTVIGVSQEWRAERSLEALRSMAAPRARVLRDGTVEIIPAADVVRGDILMLETGDLVGADARVIDVSDLRIDESALTGESDTVGKSVDALEGTVQLADQRNMVRMTTAVTDGRGRAVVVATGMETSIGEIAHEVQSAESDLTPLQKRLASLGTLIGIGAIGFATLVFVIGLLRGFPAVQMLTYAVAAAVSAIPEGLPAVISVVLAVGVQRMARRNAIVRNMPAVETLGSTTVICSDKTGTITRNEMTASRMWAGGTTFTVTGEGFSPRGAVLSEQGEPVAGGNDGATGLIQLLTIGALANNATLEHDEVEDRWRVEGNPTDGALLAVSEKGGLAPDFRECAERIDEIPFSSRFKYMASLDRLPHAPGPRMHVKGAFERILDASDRMLVEGREVVVTPELRRAAEQAAEDMAEQALRVVAGGYRDVDASEAERGDAESGLVFVGMWGLLDPPRPEAVAAVAAAQKAGIQIKMITGDHAVTAAAIARNAGIISHGEEVVTGAELDVTSDEELADRVGGIAVFARVSPTHKLRIVKALQKRGEVVAMTGDGVNDAPALKRADIGVSMGITGTEVAKESSDMILVDDDFATILAAVEEGRVIFGNLRRVVMFLLTTNLGEILLIIAALILDLPLPLTAVMILWVNLVTDGVSVVPLGLEPRHDDVLSRKPRPPAEGVLTRRYVTRIVVLAPVIGAGTLANFVAHLGPEGQLYAQTMAFTTLVAFEWFRAFSTRSLTKSVFTQNPFGNRLLLGGIGIGVVLQLTAVYWPPAQVAFGTVNLSARDWAVALAVGSTVLFVDEILKLVDRLRGRGEA
- a CDS encoding nucleotidyl transferase AbiEii/AbiGii toxin family protein, producing the protein MVDGYSNAATERCERVLGTLMRGIGQPWRHKICLVGGLAPLYIVRGDGYGQPAHVGSTDVDVALRLALESEDQGAYATLETNLKRNGFGRVDGASWRWAADVERETVVLEFLGDVSDAAPGTVFRAKVTPPAGAGGVGLLCVRGVELVFRDALSVTRDVPLLDGARSRVEFQVANLTPFVALKADAYLDRRKAKDAYDLVYVLRWWQGGPAAAAAAFASSPVADEPFVVSAISRVLSDFASPDRAGAVDYASLRASAGSANEVAVARNEAVLVVRQFEEELRNQGFKAGDAAPT